The Oncorhynchus kisutch isolate 150728-3 unplaced genomic scaffold, Okis_V2 scaffold1623, whole genome shotgun sequence region GTGTTTCTtgaaattgttggaaaaaaaaaaaaaaaagcaagtCACCAGCCAggcttaagaacaaattcatatttatgtCTCTAGATAATGGTGTACAAAGTGAGAGCTTAAGAGCACCTTTATAAAATCTATGAAGTTCCTGTCAGGGGCTTCTGCGAGTGCAACCTCATTGTGGTAGTGTAGAAATGGATTGTGCAGAAGACCACATTGGAGTTGACATAAGGAATGTCTGAACGACTTCGAGTAACTTTTCACAGCTGAAATAAATGCACGCATATGATTGCATCCATGTGTCTGGCCAGACCAACATTGTAGAACAGTCAGAATGTGTCAAGTTGATTTAATTTTCTGAATAAGGTCAAGGAGAAACTTCAGCGTCCCTGGGACAGGTTAGTGACAGGTAATGGGACGATGAGTTACACTGCATTCACATTCTTTAGGCATTGGTGGAAAAAAGGCAGATTACTGTAAAGCAAACAGCCTACACTAAGGGACAGGTAGTGTATGAACATATGAGGGAGCTCTGACAAGTTAGAAAACTTTAGAACAAACTAGCAGAAACAAATCTGTTAGACAAGTGTATAACAAAAACGCAAATTCCCTTTTACTCCAGGCCCACAGTCTGTTACCAAACAGCAAGCACATGGTAGGCAGAAGAGATTATATTTTAAGGACAAGGTTTTTGAAAGTCAAATGGTTTATTGAGCAAATCATGCAAGAGTTGCAGGAACACCAGGCTAAATCAAAAGCATAACCGTAGAACCTAAAAGTGTGTCTGCAATATCGCTACATCAGAAGTCAATTTAGTCGTAGGTTTATAAAAACGATTCATAACATTGTATCATCCACCTCTGTATACAATTTGCATGACGATGTACAAGTGAAGGAGATCCTCATTTCAAACAAGCGCATTAGTTCACACATTTCCCCACCTCAGTTACTGTGCCTCTTGCAGAAAAGGGTAAAGGTAACAGGGATAAGACGATTAAAGAGTTGGCCAAACCAAATTATGATCTCCCTAGTTGAGAGGTCGGGCCGTCTGTTCAAGGCttgtcgcttctgctgaggcgcgggGCCtgcgcttctgctgaggcgccggggcctgttgcttctgctgaggcgccgggccTGTTGCTTCTGCTGAGCGCCGGGCGGGGCCtgttgcttctgctgaggcgccggggcctgttgcttcagctgaggcgccggggcctgttgcttcgctgaggcgccggggcctgttgcttccgctgaggcgccggggccggaCGCTACCGCTGAGGCGCCGGGCCTGTTGCTTCTACTGAGGCGCGGGGCCGGACTTTACACTTGACATGGCATTGTGGCAAGTAGCTTATGCTGacgtggcattgtggccagtagcttctgctgacgtgacattgtggccagtagcttctgCTGACGAGGGCGCGGGGCctgtcgcttctgctgaggcgccggggcctgtcgcttctgctgaggcgccggggcctgtcgCTTATGCTGAGGCGCCGGGCCGTCGTACTGCTGAGCGCCGTGGCGGACGCTACGGCCTGAGgccggggcctgttgcttctgctgaggcgccggggcctgttgcttctgctgaggcgccgggcctgttgcttctgctgaggcgccggggcctgttgccttctgctgaggcgccggggcctgttgcttctgctgaggcgccggggccggaCTTGACACTTGACatggcattgtggccagtagcttctgctggacgtggcattgtggccagtagcttctgCTGACGTTGCATTTTGGCCAGTAGCTTTAGCATttggaccagacaccacactTGCTTGGGCATAGGATCCAGTTGGTTCAGGTCCAGTGTAGGTAGGATGCCCATGAGCATTACCTAGGAAACAAAGAAAACATTGTGGTAAAATGCCAGCCTTCATTTGGATCGGAACTAGACCTGTGATTTGACCTGAATTAATGTAAAGCAAAACGCACCTTTAAGTGTAAAACAAGTTATCCCTCCAATTAGCAGGCAACAAATCCAAgaaacactacaaaacagtcAGACAGTTAAACATAAATAACCGTGAACACTTAAGACATGGTAAACCAACCAGATGAACGCATTGAAAAACTAACCTCAAAGAGAGTCCAAAAGTCACAGGGCATTTTAGTGATCAAACCACAACAGTATTCAAGAACTAATTCTCGACAGCCTGCCAGAATATCCCGGATGCTATTTCTAACAGCTGTTTTGGTTGCACCTCATAAAGGAatccagacccttctaccctggCTGGCTAATTAtgtacagctgtcagccaatgaaCTTCATTTCCATTGGTTCAATTTCCCAAATGCGATTAGGTGCAGTCATCTGTTGCCGTATGGTGAACAACAGAGGGAGAATTGGACGACAAAAGAAAGAGACCAAATTCagttcaacaacttacaaaaaaacaGACAATTGATGAACGCATATTACATTTCATACATGTTCAGTCGTCTGTAGCTGCCAAATTCTGATCTTgttcccactaattggtcttttcacCAATCAGGTCAGCCGTTTTGCCAGCAATTGTGATTGCGTCCCAAACAGACTTCAGCCACTTTCCAAAGCTTAGATGTTGCTGAAGTCTGCCAGATCTTACATCGCCTTGATAGGTATTTtaagtatcagctaaccacatcatatgtcagaggatgacacagttgatgttgtggcacgcaaccattggttgttGCGTTGCCTCACTTTAGCTGTAGAAACTGACCTATTGCTGTGTTACACAGGGAGCCCAATTCTAATCTTTTTTCCAATTATTAATGTTTTgagcaatcacatcagatcttttcacatcagatcttagtCAAAGACTAATTAGtgaaaaaaaaatatcagaattgggatgcCTTGGTAATGCAGCCTATGAGGGAGTTCTACTAACCTGAACCGCAGTGCACCGGTCTACGGAAGGTGATGTGAAAAGGCAAAAGCAGTGAGGGAGAAGCGCTCTTCTCAAATCGTACAGTTAGTGGTGTAATGGAGGATATACGCAGGTGTACCACTTTGTTTTCAATGGACATTTCGTGTACTCAATTCTTAACCCCCACTGATGTGTATCAAagtagtatagtggaggtatatgcTGTATCAATTCataaggctgatggaacagatcagaatgttaaGATCCAAATGTTGAAAAACGagtatttcttcacattttaagtGCATTAATGTGCACACGGTGGTAGGCCTATtcagaatgttccaaaatgcacaCCGCACCAGAGCAGGCTGGTGGGAGGATTATCTCAGATTATCAGCAAtaccacaaggtatgactccaaacacccagaaaaggctactctccttgatgtcaccctcacaaataatcctgataggtatcagtctggtgttttctgtaatgaccttagtgatcaccgttttcgtaatggctgctctgtgaaacgacctgtcctgatttgtcatagacgcttgctaaaaaactttcatgagcaagccttccttcatgaactggcctctgtaaaatggtatagaatcagcttgatcccctctgttgaagatgcttttttgatattttcagtgataTTGTTAACATAACAAGTGCCGTCAGATCAGTAGGctagtttttgttttttgtttttaattatacctttatttaaccaggtaggctagttgagaacaagatctcatttaaaactacgacctggtcaagataaagcaaagcagttcgtcacatacaacacagagttacacatctaataaacaaacatacagaataatacagtagaaaaaataaatatatatagtgtgtgcaaatgaggtaagattagggaggtaaggcaataaaataggccatagtggcgaggtaattatgatatagcaattaaacactggagtgatagatgtgcagaagatgaatgagatactggggtgcaaaggagcaaaataaataaatgaatacagttcggggatgaggtagatggatgggttatttacagatgggctatgtacaggtgcaatgatctgtgagctgctctgacagctggtgcttgaagttagtgagggagataagagtctccagcgatttttgcagttcgttccagttattggcagcagagaactggaatgaaaggtggccaaaggaggaattggctttgggggttaccagtgaaatatacctgctggagcgcgtgctgctacagtgaccagtgaactgagataaggcggggctttacctagcaacggCAATTTACATATGTTAATGCATTAGTGTGTTTGTGCAtctgttacacatacacacaaccagtagttcacatgggggagaggcgttgtgccgtgaggggTTCCTTTGTTTTTTAATGCCGGTTAGCTGGTCTCTTGCGCTACATGGAAGGGAGTTCCAGCCAATCATGGCTCTATAACACTGTGCGTTTCATTTGTTcttgatttggggactgtgaaaagacccctggtggcataacTGGTGGGTTAAGTGTGTGcatgttgactatgcaaacaatgagGAATTAAAAGAAATGCAGTCAACCTTTCCTCAACTACCAGAAACAAAGGTAAACAAATGAGTTTGCACAAGTGGTGTGATCCACAATCCCTTTTCCTCCAGACCCAGTCTGTCCCTAATCAGCAAACATATGGTAGGCAGAAGAGAAACCCACATTTAAAGAGAAGGCATTTTGGAAGTCAAATTGTTTATTGAACAAATCATGTAAGAGTAGCaggaacacaaggccaaatcaaaATCATAACCGTACAACCTAAGTGTCAGCAATAGTGGCCAAATCAGAGGTACATTTTTGTCGTATGGTGAAGGAGTTCCTCATTTCAAACAAGCGCATTAGTTTGCATAATTCCTCACCTCAATTACCTTTGCCCTTTTCTTCAAATGGAGGCACAGTAACAGGAGAAAGACGATTAAGGAGTTGGGCAAACCAAATTATGATCTCCCTATCTAGCTTGTTGAGGGGTCGGGCCGTCTGTGCAAGGCCGGCCGCTTCTGCAGAGGTATGTTTGGCAGTTGCTTCAGCAGAGGCGCGGGGGCCGGCGGCCGCTACTGCAGAGGTATGGCTGGCAGTTGCTTCAGCAGATGCGCGGGGGCCTGCGGCCGCTTGTGCAGAGGTATGGCTGGCAGTTGCTTCAGCTGAGGCGCGGGGGCTGACGGCGGCTTCTGCAGAGGTATGTTTGGCAGTTGCTTCAGCAGAGGCGCGGGGGCCAGCCGCTTCTGCAGAGGTATGGCTGGCAGTTGATTCAGCTGAGGCGCGGGGGCCTGTGGCCGCTTCTGCAGAGGTATGGCTGGCAGTTGCTTGAGCTGAGGCGCGGGGGCCAGCCGCTTGTGCAGAGGTATGGCTGGCAGTTGCTTGAGCTGAGGCGCGGGGTTCGATGGCCGCTTCTGCAGAGGTATGTTTGGCAGTTGCTTCAGCAGAGGCGCGGGGGCCAGCCGCTTCTGCAGAGGTATGGCTGGCAGTTGCTTCAGCTGAGGCGCGGGGGCCTGTGGCCGCTTCTGCAGAGGTATGGCTGGCAGTTGCTTCAGCTGAGGCGCGGGGGCCGACGGCCGCTTCTGCAGAGGCATGGTTGGCAGTTGCGGCATTTGGACCCTGCGTCACACTTGCCAGGCTATTGTAGCCAGTAGCTTTAGCATttggaccagacaccacactTGCTTGGGATCCAGTTGGTTCAGGTCCAGTGCAGGCAGGATGCCCATAAGCGTCACCTAGGAAACAAAGAAAACATTGTGGTAAAATTCCAGCCTTAAGCCATTGGAACTAGACTGTGATTTAAATTACTTTGAACCAAAACGCACCTTGAAGGGTAAAGCACGTTATCCCTCCAATTAGCAGGCAACAAATCCAAGAAACACTATAAAACATTCAGACAGTTAAACATAAATAAACAGTAAACACTTTAAGACAAGGTAAACCAATCAGATGAATACATTGAAAAACTAACCTCAAAGAGAGTCCAAAAGCCATATTAGTTATCAAAACCACAACCGTATTCAGAACTAATGCTAGACAGACACCCTGCCAGAATATCCCTGTTGCAATGTCTAACAGCTGTTTTGGTTGCACCTCATAAAGGAATCCCAGACCCTTCTTACCTGAATGACTAATTATGTACAGGTGTCAACCAATGAACTTAATTTCAATTGGTTCATTTTCCCAATTGCGATTAGGTGCTCTTGATTTCATGCAGCTGGTGTGCACTGGTCTGCTGGAGGGTGGAGTTTACACATCATGGACCAATCCGACAGTTTTAAAGAGTGAACTCTACCCACCCATTCCAGATTGAGCCAATTGCAAAGATTTGTTTTGTACCCCATGGGGGATTCCAACATACACTGCAAGGGGAAATAGATGTCAGAAATGCAGTGTTTTATCACTGTAAGCTATCTGTCCAGAACCATATTTGCTTGCAATGCACATCATTGTATTATCAAATCATGCCAGTGGACTTCTGGTAAGTATGCTTTAGTGAGCAAGTGTTGGGATCATGTGCAACTATGTTTATCCTCACCGAAAATGAATGCTGTATTGATGAGTCATTTCCCTCCACGCACTACTTCTCACctgaatgcattttattttattttaggggGTTGGGCAAAAGCTGAAATTGGGGTTGAGAGTTACCCTTTTATATATTGAACAAAACTGTCaatgcaacatgcaataatttcaaaaatgttactgggttacagttagtttaaggaaatcagtaaattgaaatcaattcattaggacctaatctgtagatttcaaatgactgggaatacaaatatcTGTTGATGGcagaacttttttttaaaggtagaggcgtggatcagaaaacctgtcAATATCTGGAGTGAacaacatttgcctcatgcagcacaacacatgtcctttgcatagagttaatcaggctgttaTTTGTGGCCTGTGTAATGACAGAAACAagagaacacctcactgaccattttactcagtgtagcagagctggttaggctgttaacATGTTATCTATAGCGTTCTTGACAAACAATGACTTATGTTGTCTACGTTTACTGACATCGGtcatattcagcagatgttgCACATTTGTAAATGCATCAGTTGTTCTGCGTTCTGTCacacagatgagagtgctctgaaatcggagtagatagccagagtgaatttaccaacgctatcaaatcaaattttatttgtcacatacacaaggttagcagatgttaatgcgagtgtagtgaaatgcttgtgcttctagttcggacaatgcagtaataaccaacgagtaatctaacctaacaattccaaaactactaccttatacaaacaaaggtaaagggataaagaatatgtacataaagatatatgaatgagtggtggtacagaacggcataggcaagatgcagtagatggtatcgagtacagtatatacatatgagatgagtaatgtagggtatgtaaacattatattaagtagcattgtttaaagtggctagtgatatatttttacatcaatttccattattaaagtggctggagttgagtcagtatgttggcagcagccactcaatgttagtggtggctgtttaacagtctgatggccttgagattgaaaaacagcttctgtctctcggtccctgccttgatgcacctgtactgacctcgccttctggatgatagcggggtgaacaggcagtggctcaggtggatgttgtccttgatgatctttatggccttcctgtgacatcgggtggtgtaggtgtcctggagggcaggtagtttgcccccggtgatgcgttgtgcagacctcactaccctctggagagccttacggttgtgggcggagcagttaccgtaccaggcggtgttacagcccgacaagatgctctcgattgtgcatctgtagaagtttgtgagtgcttttggtgacaagccgaatttcttcagcctcctgaggttgaagaggcgctgctgcgccttcttcaccacgctgtctgtggggTTGGACCAATTCAATTTGTCCGTGatatgtacgcagaggaacttaacttactaccctctccactactgtcccgtcgatgtggataggggggtgctccctctgtttcctgaaatccacaatcatctcctttgttttgttgacgttgaatgtgaggttgttttccgcaaacttgattgagttggaggcgtgcatggtcacgcagtcgtgggggaacagggagtacaggattaggtttagggctcagaacgcacccttgtggggccccagtgttgaggatcagcggggtggagatgttacctagcctcaccacctgggggcgccccgtcaggaagtccagtacccagttgcacagggcggggtcgagacccagggtctcgagcttgatgacgagtttggagggtactatggtgttaaatgctgagctgtagtcg contains the following coding sequences:
- the LOC116366973 gene encoding protein PELPK1-like isoform X2, coding for MPQLPTMPLQKRPSAPAPQLKQLPAIPLQKRPQAPAPQLKQLPAIPLQKRLAPAPLLKQLPNIPLQKRPSNPAPQLKQLPAIPLHKRLAPAPQLKQLPAIPLQKRPQAPAPQLNQLPAIPLQKRLAPAPLLKQLPNIPLQKPPSAPAPQLKQLPAIPLHKRPQAPAHLLKQLPAIPLQ
- the LOC116366973 gene encoding coiled-coil domain-containing protein 8-like isoform X1, with product MVLITKMAVTFGLSLSVSWICCLLIGGITCFTLQGDAYGHPACTGPEPTGSQASVVSGPNAKATGYNSLASVTQGPNAATANHASAEAAVGPRASAEATASHTSAEAATGPRASAEATASHTSAEAAGPRASAEATAKHTSAEAAIEPRASAQATASHTSAQAAGPRASAQATASHTSAEAATGPRASAESTASHTSAEAAGPRASAEATAKHTSAEAAVSPRASAEATASHTSAQAAAGPRASAEATASHTSAVAAAGPRASAEATAKHTSAEAAGLAQTARPLNKLDREIIIWFAQLLNRLSPVTVPPFEEKGKGN